From Streptomyces asiaticus, one genomic window encodes:
- a CDS encoding type I polyketide synthase, translating to MTTPEAKVVEALRVTLMENERLERENADIRRGLSEPIAIVGMACRLPGGVTTPEELWDLVVSGGDAIGGFPEDRGWDLENLFNPDPDHPGTSYVREGGFLHDAGEFDAGFFGISPREALAMDPQQRIMLETSWEAFERAGIDPTALRGKDIGVFSGVTYHSYGSGARVPEELEAVMGTGTSASVLAGRVSYALGFEGPSVAVDTACSSSLVALHLAVQALRLGECSMALAGGVTVMANPGIFVGFSRQRGMSKDGRCRAFAAAADGTGFSEGAGVLLVERLSDAERRGHRVLAVVRGSAVNQDGASNGLTAPNGPSQQRVIRRALAGAGLVAGDVDAVEAHGTGTPLGDPIEAQALLETYGQDRPAGRPLWLGSLKSNIGHAQAAAGVAGVIKMVLALRYGVLPRTLHVDEPSPEVDWSAGAVELLTEERVWPEVGRPRRVGVSGFGVSGTNAHVILEQAPESAVDVVPVSEVPGGVVPLVVSGRGGAGLRGQARRLLEYVQARPGLGVGELGAALASGRAGLSDRAVVVAGGREEALAGLAAVVEGGGVGKADVRGRVAFVFPGQGAQWVGMGAELLESSVVFAEGLRECAGVLDPLTGWSLVDVVRGVGGGVSLDRVDVVQPVSFAVMVGLARVWLAAGVVPSVVVGHSQGEIAAACVAGGLSLGDAARVVVLRSRAIAAGLSGLGGMVSLAVGVSEAELLVSRWVGRVEVAAVNGPLSVVVAGEPEALGELVVECEGVGVRARWVDVDYASHTAQVEAIEGELARSLSQVRPVSSRIPFFSTVEGVWLDTAELDAGYWYRNLRSTVRFAPSIERLLEEGFRAFVEVSAHPVLTMSMEAAAERVDAGPVVVTGTLRRGEGGMRRVLTSVAEAYVRGVPVDWTALLGNVPAHTACDLPTYAFQHQHYWLKNSAPADAGSEADLLPGMAELPEDTGALTARLRGESAQEQERILLETVRQETAGVLGHPSLDAIEPDMVFNQIGFDSATAVQLRNRLNALTDRTLPTTLLFDYPTPLVLADFLRDELIGDTAAPAPEEPAGPTSAPGAVSTEPVAIVGMACRLPGGVSTPDELWELVLHGRDGISDFPVNRGWDLENLFHPDPDHPGTSYAHQGGFLHDAGEFDAGFFGISPREALAVDPQQRLMLETSWEALERAGIDPTTLRGKDVGVFSGVTYHNYGSGVEPVPAELEGMLGLGASASVLSGRVSYALGFEGPSVAVDTACSSSLVALHLAAQALRAGECSIALAGGVTVMPTPGIFIAFSRQRGMSADGRCKSFAASADGTGWAEGVGVLALERLSDAERNGHRVLAVVRGSAVNQDGASNGLTAPNGPSQQRVIRQALASAGVSAAEVDVVEAHGTGTALGDPIEAQAVLATYGQGRDRPLLMGSLKSNIGHAQAAAGVAGVIKMVLALRHGIAPRTLHVEEPTSQVDWSAGAVELLTEERVWPEVGRPRRAGVSAFGVSGTNAHVILEQAATEASNPAMSWPKGVPVPLVVSGRGDVALRAQARRLRSFLADEPQPDVSELGFALGGGRAGLSDRAVVVAGDREEALAGLAAVARGESVPGVVSGSVVRGRLGVLFAGQGCQRVGMGRGLYEVFPVFRDAFDAVCEALDRELGAGGVFGSVREVVFGDGELLERTVFAQAGLFAVETALFRLVESWGVVPDVVGGHSVGEVAAAHVAGVLSLEDAAVLVAARGRLMEALPEGGAMVAVGAGEEQVRPLLVPGVDIAAVNGPAAVVLSGDEEPVLRVARELSGQGCRTRRLAVSHAFHSARMEPMLEEFRRVVEGLSFAAPVIPLVSNVTGRLADTETVRSPEYWVEHVRSAVRFADGVRALADYGVSTYLELAPDAVLSAMVGDCLPEESAEGPVVVPSLRREGDEPRALISAVAQLHVAGVRIDFGALFGATALPAHISDLPTYAFQREHYWLVGEHRGVGDVASAGLAGVEHPLLGAVMEVPGSGEVVFTSRLSLRSHPWLADHVAAGAVLLPGAAFVELVVRAGDEVGCGGVEELVMEAPLVLAEGGAVQVRVSVAEADESGRRGVRVYSRSEDAGLGAAWVRHATGTLCRADEISVPDTRLSVWPPVGAVAVDPGDVEGLYDGLEEVGYRYGPVFQGVRAAWRLDGAVYAEVALPEEHRVQAAGFGLHPALLDAAMHTIAFHDRAEADAELVLPFAYREVALHASGASALRVRVTPSGPNTMSLELADGSGAPVASVGSVVSRPVSAEQFGTAATVDRMFRVAWEELPARAGGATVAPVAVGDAEDVHHLATTPETAQPDVLLLDLGGGTADVREMTGRVLRVVQAWLAEPSLASSRLVVVTRGAVAVREADPVDPAATAVWGLVGSAQAENPGRILLLDIDQATMPTTSLSALLAGDQRQLALRDTTCFARHLTRAAEVSQTSPGGLGSGGTVLVTGGTGALGGVVARHLVAVHGVRSLVLASRSGPEAIGAAELEAELAKAGARIRIVACDVADRGEVTGLLDAVPEDAPLSAVVHTAGVLDDGVLTALTPERMDEVFRPKVDGALHLHELTRDLDLSAFVLFSSAAGTLGNAGQGNYAAANAYLDALAHQRRAQGLPAVSLAWGMWQQAAGTGMTGRLGDADQRRMTRGGVAPLSPAEGMELFDTALRTAEPTVLPIKLDLGALRAQAAGGAVHPLLHRLAPTARRAAAPRATADQGLVTDRLAGVTPEERERILLDMVQQEAARVLGHSAAATLDPDVLFTEIGLDSLMAVELRDRLAKRTALRLPPSFVFDHPTLRMLAWQLRDELEKADADAPPGSAPAPEAEAPAPGAAGE from the coding sequence ATGACCACTCCCGAAGCGAAGGTCGTCGAAGCGCTGCGTGTCACGCTCATGGAGAACGAGCGGCTCGAGCGGGAGAACGCCGACATACGCCGCGGCCTGTCGGAGCCGATCGCGATCGTGGGGATGGCGTGTCGGCTGCCGGGTGGGGTGACCACGCCGGAGGAACTGTGGGACCTGGTGGTGTCCGGCGGTGATGCGATCGGTGGGTTTCCGGAGGACCGTGGCTGGGATCTGGAGAACCTCTTCAACCCGGATCCGGATCACCCGGGCACCAGCTATGTCCGCGAGGGTGGCTTTCTCCACGACGCGGGGGAGTTCGACGCGGGCTTCTTCGGGATCTCGCCGCGCGAGGCGCTGGCGATGGATCCGCAGCAGCGCATCATGCTCGAGACCTCCTGGGAGGCGTTCGAACGCGCCGGAATTGACCCGACCGCGTTGCGGGGCAAGGACATCGGCGTCTTCTCCGGGGTGACCTACCACAGCTACGGTTCCGGAGCGCGGGTCCCCGAGGAACTCGAGGCGGTCATGGGCACGGGCACCTCGGCGAGCGTCCTGGCGGGGCGGGTGTCGTACGCGCTTGGCTTCGAGGGCCCGTCGGTCGCGGTGGATACGGCGTGTTCGTCGTCGTTGGTGGCGTTGCACCTGGCCGTACAGGCGCTGCGGTTGGGCGAGTGCTCGATGGCACTGGCCGGAGGTGTGACCGTCATGGCCAACCCCGGTATCTTCGTCGGCTTCTCGCGCCAGCGCGGGATGTCGAAGGACGGCCGTTGCAGGGCCTTCGCGGCCGCTGCGGACGGCACCGGCTTCTCCGAGGGCGCGGGAGTGCTGCTGGTGGAGCGGTTGTCGGATGCGGAGCGGCGTGGGCATCGGGTGTTGGCGGTGGTGCGGGGCAGTGCGGTGAATCAGGATGGTGCGTCGAATGGGTTGACGGCGCCGAACGGTCCGTCGCAGCAGCGTGTGATTCGGCGGGCGTTGGCGGGTGCGGGGCTGGTGGCGGGCGATGTGGATGCGGTGGAGGCCCATGGGACGGGTACGCCGCTGGGTGATCCGATCGAGGCGCAGGCGCTGCTTGAAACGTATGGGCAGGATCGGCCTGCGGGGCGTCCGTTGTGGTTGGGGTCGTTGAAGTCGAATATTGGTCATGCGCAGGCGGCTGCGGGTGTGGCTGGTGTGATCAAGATGGTGTTGGCGTTGCGGTATGGGGTGTTGCCGCGGACGTTGCATGTGGATGAGCCTTCGCCGGAGGTGGATTGGTCGGCGGGTGCGGTGGAGTTGTTGACGGAGGAGCGGGTGTGGCCGGAGGTGGGGCGTCCGCGTCGGGTGGGGGTGTCGGGGTTTGGGGTGAGTGGGACGAATGCGCATGTGATTTTGGAGCAGGCGCCGGAGTCGGCGGTTGATGTGGTGCCGGTGTCGGAGGTTCCGGGTGGTGTGGTGCCGTTGGTGGTGTCGGGGCGTGGTGGTGCGGGGTTGCGGGGGCAGGCGCGGAGGTTGCTGGAGTACGTCCAAGCTCGTCCAGGGTTGGGCGTTGGGGAGCTGGGGGCGGCGCTGGCTTCTGGTCGGGCGGGGTTGTCGGATCGTGCGGTGGTGGTGGCGGGGGGCCGGGAGGAGGCGTTGGCGGGGTTGGCGGCGGTGGTGGAGGGCGGTGGGGTGGGCAAAGCCGATGTTCGGGGTCGGGTGGCGTTTGTTTTTCCTGGTCAGGGGGCGCAGTGGGTGGGGATGGGTGCGGAGTTGTTGGAGTCGAGTGTGGTGTTTGCGGAGGGGCTTCGGGAGTGTGCGGGGGTGTTGGATCCGTTGACGGGGTGGTCGTTGGTGGATGTGGTGCGGGGTGTTGGGGGTGGTGTGTCGTTGGATCGGGTGGATGTGGTGCAGCCGGTGTCGTTTGCGGTGATGGTGGGGTTGGCGCGGGTGTGGTTGGCGGCTGGTGTGGTGCCGTCGGTGGTGGTGGGGCATTCGCAGGGGGAGATTGCGGCGGCGTGTGTGGCGGGTGGGTTGTCGTTGGGGGATGCGGCGCGGGTGGTGGTGTTGCGGAGTCGTGCGATCGCGGCGGGGTTGTCGGGCTTGGGTGGGATGGTGTCGCTGGCTGTGGGTGTGAGCGAGGCGGAGTTGTTGGTGTCCCGTTGGGTCGGTCGGGTTGAGGTTGCGGCGGTCAATGGGCCGTTGTCGGTGGTGGTGGCTGGTGAGCCGGAGGCGTTGGGGGAGTTGGTGGTGGAGTGTGAGGGCGTGGGGGTGCGGGCGCGGTGGGTGGATGTGGATTATGCCTCGCATACGGCGCAGGTGGAGGCGATCGAGGGTGAGCTGGCTCGGTCGTTGTCGCAGGTCCGGCCGGTGTCTTCACGTATTCCGTTCTTCTCCACGGTGGAGGGGGTGTGGCTGGACACGGCTGAGTTGGATGCCGGGTACTGGTATCGGAATCTGCGGAGCACGGTCCGGTTCGCCCCGTCCATTGAGCGGCTGCTGGAGGAGGGCTTCCGGGCGTTTGTTGAGGTGAGTGCGCATCCGGTGCTGACGATGAGCATGGAGGCGGCGGCGGAGCGGGTGGATGCCGGACCGGTGGTGGTGACCGGGACACTGCGCCGGGGCGAGGGTGGTATGCGCCGTGTGCTCACCTCCGTGGCCGAGGCGTATGTACGTGGTGTCCCCGTCGACTGGACCGCCCTGCTTGGCAACGTCCCCGCGCACACCGCGTGTGACCTCCCCACCTACGCCTTCCAACACCAGCACTACTGGCTCAAGAACTCCGCCCCCGCCGATGCGGGATCCGAAGCCGATCTGCTTCCGGGCATGGCAGAACTGCCCGAGGACACCGGGGCGTTGACCGCTCGCCTTCGTGGGGAGTCCGCACAGGAGCAGGAGCGCATCCTGCTGGAGACCGTCCGCCAGGAGACCGCAGGCGTCTTGGGCCATCCCTCGCTGGATGCCATTGAACCGGACATGGTGTTCAACCAGATCGGGTTCGACTCGGCCACCGCCGTGCAGTTGCGCAACCGTCTGAACGCACTCACCGACCGGACTCTGCCGACCACCCTGCTCTTCGACTACCCCACACCCCTGGTTCTCGCCGACTTTCTCCGTGACGAGCTCATCGGGGACACGGCTGCCCCGGCCCCGGAGGAGCCAGCGGGGCCGACATCAGCGCCTGGGGCCGTGTCGACCGAGCCGGTGGCGATCGTGGGCATGGCGTGTCGACTGCCGGGAGGAGTCTCCACGCCCGACGAGCTGTGGGAGCTGGTGCTTCACGGGCGGGACGGCATCAGCGACTTCCCGGTGAATCGTGGCTGGGACCTGGAGAACCTGTTTCATCCGGACCCGGACCACCCCGGCACCAGCTACGCCCACCAAGGCGGGTTTCTGCACGATGCCGGGGAGTTCGACGCGGGCTTCTTCGGGATCTCGCCGCGTGAGGCGCTGGCCGTGGACCCGCAACAGCGTCTGATGCTGGAGACCTCGTGGGAGGCGCTGGAACGGGCCGGGATCGACCCGACCACCCTGCGGGGCAAGGACGTGGGCGTTTTCTCCGGTGTCACGTACCACAACTACGGCTCGGGCGTAGAGCCGGTGCCCGCCGAGCTCGAGGGCATGCTGGGCCTCGGCGCCTCGGCCAGTGTGCTGTCGGGACGGGTGTCCTATGCGCTTGGCTTCGAGGGCCCGTCGGTCGCGGTGGACACGGCATGCTCCTCGTCCCTGGTGGCGTTGCATCTGGCGGCTCAGGCGCTGCGAGCCGGCGAGTGCTCGATTGCGCTGGCCGGTGGTGTCACGGTGATGCCCACGCCCGGCATCTTCATTGCCTTCTCGCGGCAGCGCGGCATGTCGGCCGATGGCCGATGCAAGTCCTTCGCCGCCTCGGCTGACGGTACGGGGTGGGCCGAGGGCGTGGGTGTGTTGGCGCTGGAGCGGTTGTCGGACGCGGAGCGGAATGGCCATCGGGTGTTGGCGGTGGTGCGGGGTAGTGCGGTGAACCAGGACGGTGCGTCGAATGGTCTGACGGCGCCCAATGGCCCGTCGCAACAGCGTGTCATTCGGCAGGCCCTGGCCAGTGCCGGTGTGTCGGCCGCCGAGGTGGATGTGGTCGAGGCGCATGGCACGGGCACGGCACTGGGCGATCCGATCGAAGCGCAGGCGGTACTGGCCACGTACGGTCAGGGCCGTGATCGGCCGTTGCTGATGGGGTCGTTGAAGTCGAACATCGGCCATGCGCAGGCGGCAGCGGGTGTGGCCGGTGTCATCAAGATGGTGCTGGCGCTGCGGCATGGCATCGCGCCTCGGACATTGCACGTGGAGGAGCCAACGTCGCAGGTGGATTGGTCGGCGGGTGCGGTGGAGCTGCTGACCGAGGAGCGCGTGTGGCCGGAGGTGGGGCGTCCGCGCCGGGCCGGTGTGTCCGCGTTCGGAGTCAGCGGGACCAACGCCCACGTCATCCTGGAGCAAGCGGCGACCGAGGCGAGCAACCCGGCCATGTCGTGGCCGAAGGGCGTTCCTGTGCCGCTGGTGGTGTCCGGGCGGGGGGACGTGGCCTTGCGGGCCCAGGCGCGACGCCTGCGGTCGTTCCTTGCGGACGAGCCGCAGCCGGACGTGAGCGAACTTGGTTTTGCGTTGGGTGGTGGTCGGGCGGGGTTGTCGGATCGTGCGGTGGTGGTGGCGGGGGATCGGGAGGAGGCTCTGGCGGGGTTGGCGGCGGTGGCGCGGGGTGAGTCGGTTCCGGGGGTGGTGTCGGGTTCGGTGGTGCGTGGTCGGTTGGGGGTGTTGTTCGCTGGTCAGGGGTGTCAGCGGGTGGGGATGGGGCGTGGGTTGTATGAGGTGTTCCCGGTCTTTCGGGATGCCTTCGATGCGGTGTGTGAGGCGCTGGATCGGGAGTTGGGCGCGGGCGGGGTCTTTGGTTCGGTGCGGGAGGTGGTGTTCGGGGATGGTGAGTTGTTGGAGCGGACGGTGTTTGCTCAGGCGGGGTTGTTCGCGGTGGAGACGGCGTTGTTCCGGTTGGTGGAGTCGTGGGGTGTGGTGCCGGATGTGGTGGGTGGGCATTCGGTGGGTGAGGTGGCGGCGGCGCATGTGGCGGGTGTGTTGTCGCTGGAGGATGCGGCGGTGTTGGTGGCGGCGCGGGGTCGGTTGATGGAGGCGTTGCCGGAGGGTGGCGCGATGGTGGCGGTGGGTGCGGGTGAGGAGCAGGTGCGTCCGTTGCTGGTGCCGGGGGTGGATATCGCGGCGGTGAACGGTCCTGCGGCGGTGGTGCTCTCAGGCGATGAGGAGCCCGTGCTGCGGGTGGCGCGGGAGTTGTCGGGGCAGGGGTGTCGGACGAGGCGTCTGGCGGTTTCGCACGCGTTCCACTCCGCCCGGATGGAGCCGATGCTGGAGGAGTTCCGACGGGTGGTCGAGGGGCTGTCGTTTGCCGCTCCGGTGATCCCTCTGGTGTCCAACGTGACCGGGCGACTAGCGGACACGGAGACGGTGCGTTCTCCCGAGTACTGGGTGGAGCATGTGCGTTCGGCGGTGCGGTTCGCGGATGGTGTGCGAGCGCTTGCCGACTATGGCGTCAGCACGTATCTGGAGTTGGCGCCGGATGCGGTGCTGTCCGCGATGGTCGGGGACTGTCTGCCGGAGGAGTCGGCCGAAGGGCCCGTGGTCGTGCCGTCGCTGCGGCGGGAGGGCGACGAGCCCCGGGCATTGATCTCCGCCGTCGCTCAACTGCATGTGGCAGGCGTGCGTATCGACTTCGGAGCGCTGTTCGGTGCCACGGCTCTGCCCGCCCACATCTCGGATCTGCCGACGTATGCCTTCCAGCGGGAGCATTACTGGTTGGTGGGGGAGCACCGGGGTGTGGGTGATGTGGCGTCTGCCGGGCTGGCGGGGGTGGAGCATCCGTTGTTGGGTGCGGTGATGGAGGTGCCGGGGTCGGGTGAGGTGGTGTTCACTTCCCGGCTGTCGCTGCGTTCGCATCCGTGGCTGGCTGATCATGTGGCTGCGGGTGCGGTGTTGTTGCCGGGGGCGGCGTTTGTGGAGTTGGTGGTGCGGGCCGGTGATGAGGTCGGTTGCGGTGGGGTGGAGGAGTTGGTGATGGAGGCTCCGCTGGTGTTGGCGGAGGGCGGGGCGGTCCAGGTGCGGGTGAGTGTGGCGGAGGCCGATGAGAGTGGCCGGCGCGGCGTGCGGGTGTATTCGAGGTCGGAGGATGCCGGTCTGGGTGCCGCGTGGGTGCGGCACGCGACCGGGACGTTGTGCCGTGCGGATGAGATCTCCGTTCCCGACACACGGTTGTCGGTATGGCCTCCGGTGGGTGCCGTAGCGGTGGATCCGGGCGACGTGGAGGGCCTGTACGACGGGCTGGAAGAGGTCGGCTACCGGTATGGGCCGGTGTTCCAGGGGGTGCGGGCGGCCTGGCGGCTGGATGGCGCGGTGTACGCGGAGGTGGCGCTGCCGGAGGAGCATCGGGTCCAGGCGGCGGGGTTCGGGCTTCACCCGGCACTCCTCGACGCCGCCATGCACACCATCGCCTTCCACGACCGCGCCGAAGCCGACGCGGAGCTCGTGTTGCCGTTCGCCTATCGAGAGGTGGCGCTGCATGCCTCCGGGGCCTCAGCGCTGCGGGTACGTGTGACACCGTCCGGCCCGAACACCATGTCCCTGGAACTGGCCGATGGGAGCGGCGCCCCCGTGGCTTCGGTGGGTTCGGTGGTGTCCCGCCCGGTCAGCGCCGAGCAGTTCGGCACGGCGGCGACGGTGGACCGGATGTTCCGCGTCGCATGGGAGGAACTGCCGGCTCGGGCGGGCGGTGCGACCGTGGCACCCGTAGCGGTGGGCGACGCCGAGGACGTACACCACCTGGCCACGACGCCGGAGACCGCCCAACCGGACGTGCTGCTGCTGGACCTCGGCGGCGGTACGGCCGATGTGCGGGAGATGACCGGGAGGGTGCTCCGGGTCGTACAGGCGTGGCTGGCCGAGCCGTCACTGGCGTCCAGCCGGCTGGTCGTGGTGACGAGGGGTGCCGTCGCCGTCCGGGAGGCCGATCCGGTCGATCCAGCGGCGACCGCCGTATGGGGCCTGGTGGGGTCCGCACAAGCGGAGAACCCCGGGCGGATTCTCCTCCTCGACATCGACCAAGCGACGATGCCCACCACGTCGCTGTCCGCGCTGCTCGCCGGTGACCAGCGCCAACTGGCCCTACGCGACACCACCTGCTTCGCCCGGCACCTCACCCGTGCCGCTGAGGTGTCCCAAACCAGTCCGGGTGGTTTGGGTTCCGGCGGGACGGTGCTGGTCACGGGTGGTACGGGGGCGTTGGGCGGGGTGGTGGCGCGGCATCTGGTGGCCGTGCATGGGGTGCGGAGTCTGGTGTTGGCCAGTCGAAGCGGGCCCGAGGCCATCGGCGCCGCCGAGTTGGAGGCGGAGCTGGCCAAGGCAGGGGCGCGGATACGGATCGTCGCGTGTGATGTGGCCGACCGGGGCGAGGTGACCGGGCTGCTGGACGCCGTCCCAGAGGATGCTCCGTTGTCGGCGGTGGTGCATACGGCCGGTGTTCTGGATGACGGTGTGCTGACCGCGTTGACCCCGGAGCGTATGGACGAGGTGTTCCGGCCGAAGGTGGACGGGGCGCTCCATCTGCATGAGCTGACCCGGGACCTGGACCTGTCGGCCTTCGTCCTGTTCTCCTCCGCCGCCGGCACCCTGGGCAACGCGGGACAGGGCAACTACGCCGCCGCCAACGCCTACCTCGACGCACTGGCCCATCAGCGCCGGGCCCAGGGGCTGCCCGCCGTGTCCCTGGCCTGGGGCATGTGGCAGCAGGCCGCCGGTACGGGGATGACCGGCCGCCTCGGCGATGCCGACCAGCGCCGTATGACACGCGGCGGTGTCGCCCCCTTGTCCCCGGCCGAGGGCATGGAACTCTTCGACACGGCGCTGCGCACGGCCGAACCCACGGTCCTCCCCATCAAGCTGGACCTCGGCGCGCTCCGCGCCCAGGCCGCCGGTGGGGCGGTCCACCCGCTGCTGCACAGGCTCGCCCCGACCGCCCGCCGAGCCGCTGCCCCTCGGGCCACGGCCGACCAGGGCCTGGTGACCGATCGGCTGGCCGGGGTGACCCCCGAGGAGCGGGAGCGGATCCTGCTGGACATGGTGCAGCAGGAGGCCGCCCGGGTGCTGGGACACTCGGCGGCCGCCACCCTCGACCCCGATGTGCTGTTCACCGAGATCGGTCTGGACTCACTCATGGCGGTGGAACTACGCGACCGCCTGGCCAAGCGCACCGCGCTGCGGCTGCCTCCCAGCTTTGTCTTCGACCACCCGACTCTCCGGATGCTGGCCTGGCAACTGCGGGACGAGCTGGAGAAGGCGGACGCGGACGCTCCCCCCGGATCCGCCCCGGCTCCCGAGGCCGAGGCCCCGGCCCCCGGAGCCGCCGGGGAGTGA